The Mycolicibacterium hassiacum DSM 44199 genome includes a window with the following:
- a CDS encoding TetR/AcrR family transcriptional regulator: protein MVAKIVETTAALLLTTDPDQVTTNLIADRAGVSKGSIYQYFADKDQIIAAAIEHLAVTQAPAIEERLRAVALARPAEAMAAAIDILIEVTIANRRLLRYLAEHPDHARTIEAASGLSATLVAMSTLHMNHYHDQYRNELSPKALAWLFFNMAVATTLRYIESDDPISLDELRTGLKFASSGLLAGGPAAPSGDLSG, encoded by the coding sequence ATGGTCGCAAAAATTGTGGAGACGACGGCGGCGCTGCTGCTGACCACCGATCCCGACCAGGTGACCACCAACCTGATCGCCGACCGGGCCGGCGTCAGCAAGGGGTCGATCTACCAGTACTTCGCCGACAAGGACCAGATCATCGCGGCCGCGATCGAACACCTCGCGGTGACGCAGGCACCGGCGATCGAGGAGCGGTTGCGCGCGGTCGCACTGGCCCGGCCCGCCGAGGCGATGGCCGCCGCGATCGACATCCTCATCGAGGTGACGATCGCCAACCGCCGGCTGCTGCGCTACCTCGCCGAGCACCCCGACCACGCGCGCACCATCGAAGCGGCCTCCGGACTGAGCGCCACCCTGGTGGCGATGTCGACGCTGCACATGAACCACTACCACGACCAGTACCGCAACGAGCTCAGCCCAAAGGCGTTGGCGTGGTTGTTCTTCAACATGGCGGTCGCGACCACGCTGCGCTACATCGAGTCCGACGACCCGATCAGCCTCGACGAGCTGCGCACCGGGCTGAAGTTCGCCTCGTCGGGGCTCTTGGCCGGCGGCCCGGCGGCGCCAAGCGGCGATCTCAGCGGGTAA
- a CDS encoding TIGR04282 family arsenosugar biosynthesis glycosyltransferase, translating to MLDITVLVIAKAPVPGLAKTRLAAGLPAAGWSAEQAAEVAAELAAAALLDTLHTVAAAPVAHRVVALSGGLDGAHHADEIRRLLGRFTVVPQRGDSFGERLANAHRDAGDGRPVVQIGMDTPQVGAAQLADCARALADADAVLGPAADGGWWVLGVTDPAMADCLRTVPMSQPNTGELTLAALRHQGLQVRSAEMLADFDTVADVDTVRRACRPDSRFARAAARLLPVGQDDVVDQQRADHVDGQPPPL from the coding sequence ATGTTGGACATCACCGTGCTGGTCATCGCCAAGGCCCCGGTGCCGGGCCTGGCCAAGACCCGCCTGGCCGCGGGGCTGCCCGCCGCCGGGTGGTCGGCAGAGCAGGCCGCCGAGGTGGCCGCCGAACTCGCCGCCGCGGCACTGCTGGACACCCTGCACACGGTGGCCGCCGCGCCCGTCGCCCACCGGGTGGTGGCGCTGTCCGGTGGGCTCGACGGCGCTCACCACGCCGATGAAATCCGGCGTCTCCTAGGTCGTTTCACCGTTGTGCCGCAGCGCGGCGACAGTTTCGGCGAACGGTTGGCCAACGCGCACCGCGACGCCGGCGACGGCCGGCCGGTGGTGCAGATCGGCATGGACACCCCACAGGTCGGTGCCGCGCAACTGGCCGACTGCGCCCGCGCGCTCGCCGACGCCGACGCGGTGCTCGGCCCGGCCGCCGACGGCGGATGGTGGGTGCTCGGTGTCACCGACCCGGCGATGGCCGACTGCCTGCGTACCGTGCCGATGTCGCAGCCGAACACCGGCGAGCTGACCCTTGCCGCGCTGAGACACCAAGGGCTGCAAGTCCGTTCGGCGGAAATGCTCGCCGATTTCGATACCGTCGCCGACGTCGACACCGTGCGGCGAGCCTGCCGGCCCGACAGCCGGTTCGCCCGCGCAGCGGCCCGGTTGCTACCAGTTGGTCAGGATGACGTGGTTGATCAGCAGCGCGCCGACCACGTTGACGGCCAGCCACCACCGCTGTGA
- the menE gene encoding o-succinylbenzoate--CoA ligase: MPAGAAALSVLSPVADALAGRAALLPVPAADERETALLTSTLRAGTEIDDDVAVVVSTSGTTGRPKGAMLTAAALTASAEATHRRLGGAGQWLLALPAHHIAGLQVLVRSLVADTTPVAIDASFDAAQLVSAISSMRPGRRYTSLVAAQLDKALADPAATAALASLDTVLIGGGPMPSGVAERAAAAGIPVVRTYGMSETAGGCVYDGRPLDGVRVRLTDGRIALGGPTLAKGYRNPVSPDPFAEPGWFLTDDLGALDDSGVLTVLGRVDDAISTGGLTVLPRLVEDALSSHPAVADCAVFGLPDPRLGQRVVAAVVVAAPHPAPTLAELRAHVAARLDATAAPRELHIVDALPRRGIGKLDRRALIARLRG; encoded by the coding sequence GTGCCGGCCGGCGCCGCGGCGCTGTCGGTGTTGTCCCCGGTGGCGGACGCGCTGGCCGGCCGGGCCGCGCTGCTCCCGGTCCCCGCCGCCGATGAGCGCGAAACCGCGCTGCTGACAAGCACCCTGCGCGCCGGCACCGAGATCGACGACGACGTCGCGGTGGTGGTCTCGACCTCCGGCACCACCGGCCGCCCCAAGGGCGCGATGCTGACCGCGGCGGCGCTGACAGCCAGCGCGGAGGCCACCCACCGCCGGCTCGGCGGTGCCGGCCAGTGGCTGCTCGCGCTGCCCGCTCACCACATCGCGGGGCTGCAGGTGCTGGTGCGCAGCCTGGTCGCCGACACCACCCCGGTGGCTATCGACGCGAGTTTCGATGCCGCGCAGCTGGTTTCGGCGATCTCGTCGATGCGGCCGGGCCGGCGCTACACCTCGCTGGTGGCCGCGCAACTGGACAAGGCGCTCGCCGACCCGGCGGCCACCGCGGCGCTGGCGTCGCTCGACACGGTGCTCATCGGCGGCGGGCCGATGCCGTCCGGGGTCGCCGAACGCGCGGCGGCGGCCGGCATCCCGGTGGTGCGCACCTACGGGATGAGCGAGACAGCCGGCGGGTGCGTGTACGACGGGCGGCCCCTCGACGGGGTGCGGGTGCGCCTCACCGACGGGCGGATCGCGCTCGGCGGGCCCACTCTGGCCAAGGGGTATCGCAATCCGGTCAGCCCCGACCCGTTCGCCGAACCGGGCTGGTTCCTCACCGACGACCTCGGCGCACTTGATGATTCCGGGGTTCTCACGGTGCTGGGCCGGGTCGACGACGCGATCAGCACCGGCGGGCTGACCGTGCTGCCGCGTCTGGTGGAGGACGCGTTGTCCTCGCATCCGGCGGTAGCCGACTGTGCGGTGTTCGGCCTGCCCGATCCGCGGCTGGGTCAGCGGGTGGTCGCGGCGGTTGTGGTGGCCGCACCCCACCCGGCGCCGACGCTGGCCGAGCTGCGCGCCCATGTCGCCGCACGGCTGGACGCCACCGCGGCCCCGCGCGAGCTGCACATCGTCGATGCGTTGCCGCGCCGCGGGATCGGCAAACTGGACCGCCGTGCGCTCATCGCACGCTTGCGCGGTTAG
- a CDS encoding glycosyltransferase family 2 protein gives MTVTVVLPCLNEAEALPGVLAAVPDGYRPLVVDNNSTDGTAEVARAHGAEVVTERRPGYGAAVHAGIVAAATPIVAVLDADGSLDPAELPALVAELDGADLVIGRRRPVAGLRWPWHARLGNAVVCRRLRARYRLPVHDIAPMRVARRDALLGLGVTDRRSGYPVELLVRAAQAGWTVRERDVTYRPRAGGRSKVSGSVRGSIIAALDFWRVL, from the coding sequence ATGACCGTCACGGTGGTGCTGCCCTGTCTCAACGAGGCGGAGGCACTGCCCGGTGTGCTGGCGGCCGTCCCCGACGGCTACCGCCCGTTGGTGGTCGACAACAACAGCACCGACGGCACCGCCGAGGTCGCCCGCGCCCACGGCGCCGAGGTGGTCACCGAGCGCCGGCCGGGCTACGGGGCGGCCGTGCACGCCGGGATCGTCGCCGCCGCCACCCCGATCGTCGCGGTGCTCGACGCCGACGGTTCGCTCGACCCGGCCGAGTTGCCCGCGCTGGTCGCCGAACTCGACGGCGCCGACCTGGTGATCGGGCGGCGCCGGCCGGTGGCCGGGTTGCGCTGGCCGTGGCACGCCCGGCTGGGCAACGCGGTGGTGTGCCGGCGGCTGCGCGCCCGCTACCGGCTGCCGGTGCACGACATCGCGCCGATGCGGGTGGCCCGCCGCGACGCGCTGCTCGGGCTCGGCGTGACCGACCGGCGCTCGGGCTATCCGGTCGAGCTGCTGGTGCGCGCCGCACAGGCCGGGTGGACGGTGCGTGAGCGCGACGTGACCTACCGACCCCGTGCCGGCGGCAGGTCCAAGGTGAGCGGCTCGGTGCGCGGCAGTATCATTGCCGCACTTGACTTCTGGCGGGTTCTGTAG
- a CDS encoding TetR/AcrR family transcriptional regulator, whose product MPRPRTFDETEVIAAARDVFWTRGYTATSVDDLSAATGLGKGSIYGAFGDKRRLFLRALQDQIAANDATVRAQLRDPGLPARDRLVNHLRAQAKAVAADRSRRGCMLAKSAAELATTDDAVRRAVEGCYARWRAELIACIKQAQRDGEIDAGQNPQALATTLLAFLRGLEALRKGGAGPAQLKAAAEQMIALLPPGRASGTKARRHGNKTGRAGAASS is encoded by the coding sequence ATGCCGCGACCGCGCACCTTCGACGAGACCGAGGTCATCGCCGCTGCCCGAGACGTGTTCTGGACGCGCGGGTACACCGCGACCTCGGTCGACGACCTGAGCGCGGCCACCGGGCTGGGCAAGGGCAGCATCTACGGTGCGTTCGGGGACAAACGCCGGCTGTTCCTGCGGGCGCTGCAGGACCAGATCGCCGCGAACGACGCCACGGTGCGCGCCCAGTTGCGCGACCCGGGCCTGCCGGCCCGGGACCGGCTGGTCAACCACCTGCGGGCCCAGGCCAAGGCCGTCGCGGCCGACCGGAGCCGGCGCGGCTGCATGCTGGCCAAGAGCGCGGCCGAACTCGCCACCACCGACGACGCGGTGCGGCGCGCCGTGGAGGGCTGCTACGCCAGGTGGCGGGCCGAACTCATCGCCTGCATCAAACAGGCGCAACGCGACGGCGAGATCGACGCCGGGCAGAACCCGCAGGCGCTGGCCACCACGCTGCTGGCGTTCCTGCGCGGGCTGGAGGCGCTGCGCAAGGGCGGGGCCGGGCCGGCGCAGCTCAAGGCGGCCGCCGAGCAGATGATCGCACTGCTTCCGCCCGGCAGAGCGTCCGGCACCAAGGCCCGCCGCCACGGGAACAAAACCGGACGCGCCGGTGCTGCTAGTTCTTGA
- a CDS encoding long-chain-fatty-acid--CoA ligase, whose product MPEIASLADIARVHRELRPDAPALIAGDRTVTYAEFDARTSQVAQAMRAAGVRRGDRAAFLDKNSIEFFEVMFGLAKLGAIGVPLNWRLAAPELAQILADAGVRVIVVGAEFADRIEAALDAPADRITTVAAVVAIGEHPRRPRYDDWLAAHPPTDPGERPAPDDVAVLAYTSGTTGTPKGVMLTHTNYLSKARRILGHWRFRDDTVSLAVMPLFHQAGFGWAMIGLYVGCPTVVLRDVDPVAVLDSIERHRVTGMLVVPAVIQMLLRTPELDSVDLSSLRTLVYGASPISEDVLVKAMQRFDCEFLGVYGMTESTGSITQLDGADHDPVGRPGLLRSCGRPYPWVEVRVVGPDGRDVPDGEVGELWTRSAQNMAGYWNNPAATAAAITPDGWLRTGDAGRRDADGYLYLYDRVKDMIVSGAENVYPAEVENVLMSHPAVADVAVIGVPDERWGEAVKAIVVAAPGTAPTEAELIAFARTRLAGYKLPKSIDFVTELPRNPSGKLLKRQLREPYWKNVDRRIH is encoded by the coding sequence ATGCCCGAGATCGCCAGCCTCGCCGACATCGCGCGCGTCCACCGCGAGCTGCGCCCGGACGCGCCCGCTCTGATCGCCGGGGACCGCACCGTCACCTACGCCGAATTCGACGCCCGCACAAGCCAGGTCGCGCAGGCGATGCGTGCCGCCGGGGTGCGGCGCGGCGACCGGGCGGCGTTCCTGGATAAGAACAGCATCGAGTTCTTCGAGGTGATGTTCGGGCTGGCCAAACTCGGCGCGATCGGGGTGCCGCTGAACTGGCGGCTGGCCGCGCCGGAACTCGCGCAGATCCTCGCCGACGCCGGCGTCCGGGTGATCGTGGTGGGCGCGGAGTTCGCCGACCGGATCGAGGCCGCCCTCGACGCGCCGGCCGACCGAATCACCACCGTGGCGGCCGTGGTCGCGATCGGCGAGCACCCGCGCCGGCCGCGCTACGACGACTGGCTGGCCGCCCACCCGCCGACCGACCCCGGAGAGCGCCCCGCCCCCGACGACGTCGCGGTGCTGGCCTACACCTCCGGCACCACCGGCACCCCCAAGGGGGTCATGCTCACCCACACCAACTACCTCAGCAAGGCCCGCCGCATCCTGGGTCACTGGCGGTTCCGCGACGACACGGTCAGCCTCGCGGTGATGCCGCTGTTCCACCAGGCCGGGTTCGGCTGGGCGATGATCGGCCTCTACGTCGGCTGCCCCACGGTGGTGCTGCGCGACGTCGACCCGGTGGCGGTGCTCGACAGCATCGAGCGGCACCGGGTGACCGGCATGCTGGTGGTGCCTGCGGTGATCCAGATGCTGCTGCGCACCCCCGAACTGGACTCCGTTGACCTGTCGAGCCTGCGCACGCTGGTCTACGGGGCCTCGCCGATCAGCGAGGACGTCCTGGTCAAGGCGATGCAGCGGTTCGACTGCGAGTTCCTCGGGGTGTACGGCATGACCGAGTCCACCGGGTCGATCACCCAGCTCGACGGCGCCGACCACGATCCGGTCGGCCGGCCGGGGCTGCTGCGCTCCTGCGGCAGGCCCTATCCGTGGGTCGAGGTCCGCGTCGTCGGCCCCGACGGCCGCGACGTGCCGGACGGCGAGGTGGGTGAGCTATGGACCCGCTCGGCGCAGAACATGGCCGGCTACTGGAACAACCCGGCCGCCACCGCGGCCGCGATCACCCCCGACGGCTGGTTGCGCACCGGCGACGCCGGCCGCCGCGACGCCGACGGCTACCTCTATCTCTACGACCGGGTCAAGGACATGATCGTCTCCGGCGCGGAGAACGTGTACCCGGCGGAGGTGGAGAACGTGCTGATGAGCCACCCGGCGGTGGCCGATGTGGCGGTCATCGGGGTGCCCGACGAGCGGTGGGGCGAGGCGGTCAAGGCGATCGTGGTGGCCGCGCCCGGCACCGCCCCGACCGAGGCCGAGCTGATCGCGTTCGCCCGCACCCGGCTGGCCGGCTACAAGCTGCCGAAGTCGATCGACTTCGTCACCGAACTCCCCCGCAACCCCAGCGGCAAGCTGCTCAAGCGGCAGCTGCGCGAGCCCTACTGGAAAAATGTCGACCGTCGCATTCACTGA
- a CDS encoding oxygenase MpaB family protein, translated as MTATTDVEVGDLVDDGPVELVPQDSLTAEHTGRWTFLIFEGAAFMMQAMHPVIGEVTGKYSAAFHGDPSGRAVRSVDSVLRWVYGLHEAAAEGDRVRALHRPLTMRSEQTGKQISALNPEAYQWVICTGYIVNVQGARLLIGREFTDAEKAELLRDNRRLARLLHVPMRDYPRTHAEMMAYFESMIDRLEATPQARKLMDDLIAGTLDLPAALPKPLHPLARFALRPLIRLNYLSIVGLLDPRLRDKLGVTWSAAEERRLNRIYKTIRIAYRVLPDRLTYFPLAYHARKHHQCLQKMRQRQQKSFAYRVPGAVPPA; from the coding sequence ATGACCGCCACGACGGATGTCGAGGTCGGCGACCTGGTCGACGACGGACCGGTCGAACTGGTTCCGCAGGATTCGCTGACCGCCGAGCACACCGGACGCTGGACGTTTTTGATCTTCGAGGGCGCGGCGTTCATGATGCAGGCGATGCACCCGGTCATCGGCGAGGTCACCGGGAAGTACTCGGCGGCGTTCCACGGGGATCCGTCCGGCCGGGCCGTCCGCTCCGTCGACTCGGTGCTGCGCTGGGTCTACGGGTTGCACGAAGCGGCGGCCGAGGGGGACCGGGTCCGCGCGCTGCACCGGCCGCTGACGATGCGCAGCGAGCAGACCGGCAAGCAGATCAGCGCCCTGAATCCCGAGGCGTACCAGTGGGTTATCTGCACCGGCTACATCGTCAACGTGCAGGGCGCCCGGCTGCTGATCGGCCGGGAGTTCACCGATGCGGAGAAGGCCGAACTGCTGCGCGACAACCGGCGGCTGGCGCGGCTGTTGCACGTGCCGATGCGGGACTACCCCCGGACGCACGCGGAGATGATGGCCTACTTCGAGTCGATGATCGACCGGCTCGAGGCCACCCCGCAGGCGCGCAAGCTGATGGACGACCTGATCGCCGGCACGCTGGACCTGCCGGCGGCGCTGCCGAAACCGCTGCACCCGCTGGCCAGGTTCGCGCTGCGGCCGCTGATCCGGTTGAACTACCTGTCGATCGTCGGGCTGCTCGACCCGCGGCTGCGGGACAAGCTGGGCGTCACCTGGAGCGCGGCCGAGGAGCGCCGGCTCAACCGGATCTACAAGACGATTCGCATCGCCTACCGGGTACTGCCGGACCGGTTGACCTACTTCCCGCTGGCCTACCACGCCCGCAAGCACCATCAGTGCCTGCAGAAGATGAGACAGCGCCAGCAGAAGTCGTTCGCCTACCGCGTCCCGGGGGCGGTCCCGCCCGCCTAG
- a CDS encoding inorganic phosphate transporter: protein MSLELFLLIIVVITALGFDFTNGFHDTGNAVATSIAGGALKPRVAVAMSAVLNLVGAFLSTAVAAAIAKGLIDSGLVTLELIFAGLVGGIVWNLLTWLFGLPSSSSHALIGGIVGATLAAVGGHGVIWSGVASKVLVPAVLAPLIAGLVATVGTWLVYRAVRGVPEQHTARGFRYGQVGSAALVSLAHGTNDAQKTMGVIFLALIAYGSASNTDPVPPFWVIAACAVAIALGTYLGGWRIIRTLGKGLVDIRPPQGMAAQSSSAAVILLSSYFGYSLSTTHVATGSILGSGVGKRGAEVRWRVAGQMAIAWLITLPAAGLVGAGTYAVVHLIGGFAGVALGFVLLIAASVAIWMQSRKAPINQNNVNAEWKGSLTAGTEAPARDADEPGAQALVDALLTDAAPEPGADPDTAPDTERGGAAHTAPPLTVPPVTVPESAAAVRVPEAV from the coding sequence GTGAGCCTGGAGCTGTTCCTGCTGATCATCGTCGTGATCACGGCTTTGGGCTTCGATTTCACCAACGGCTTCCATGACACCGGCAACGCCGTGGCCACCTCGATCGCCGGCGGCGCGCTGAAACCGCGGGTCGCGGTCGCCATGTCGGCGGTGCTCAACCTGGTCGGGGCGTTCCTGTCCACCGCGGTGGCCGCGGCGATCGCCAAGGGGCTGATCGATTCCGGCCTGGTCACCCTCGAGTTGATCTTCGCCGGCCTGGTCGGCGGCATCGTGTGGAACCTGCTGACCTGGCTGTTCGGCCTGCCGTCGAGCTCGTCGCACGCGCTGATCGGCGGCATCGTCGGCGCGACGCTCGCCGCGGTCGGCGGACACGGGGTCATCTGGTCCGGGGTGGCGTCGAAGGTCCTGGTGCCCGCGGTGCTGGCGCCGCTGATCGCCGGCCTGGTGGCGACGGTGGGCACCTGGCTGGTGTACCGGGCGGTGCGCGGGGTGCCCGAGCAACACACCGCGCGCGGCTTCCGCTACGGGCAGGTCGGCTCGGCCGCGCTGGTGTCGCTGGCGCACGGCACCAACGACGCGCAGAAGACGATGGGCGTGATCTTCCTCGCGCTGATCGCCTACGGCTCGGCCAGCAACACCGACCCGGTGCCGCCGTTCTGGGTGATCGCCGCGTGCGCGGTCGCGATCGCCCTGGGCACCTACCTGGGCGGCTGGCGCATCATCCGCACGCTGGGCAAGGGCCTGGTGGACATCCGCCCGCCGCAGGGCATGGCCGCCCAGTCGTCCTCGGCCGCGGTCATCCTGTTGTCCAGCTATTTCGGCTACTCGCTGTCGACCACCCACGTCGCGACCGGTTCGATCCTGGGCAGCGGGGTGGGCAAACGCGGCGCGGAGGTGCGCTGGCGGGTGGCCGGCCAGATGGCGATCGCCTGGCTGATCACGCTGCCGGCGGCGGGCCTGGTCGGGGCGGGCACCTACGCGGTGGTGCACCTGATCGGCGGGTTCGCCGGTGTGGCTCTCGGGTTCGTGCTGCTCATCGCGGCGTCGGTGGCGATCTGGATGCAGTCGCGCAAGGCGCCGATCAACCAGAACAACGTCAACGCCGAGTGGAAGGGTTCGCTGACCGCGGGCACCGAGGCGCCGGCCCGGGATGCCGACGAACCGGGTGCGCAGGCGCTGGTCGACGCGCTGCTCACCGATGCCGCCCCCGAACCCGGTGCCGACCCTGACACGGCGCCGGACACCGAGCGCGGCGGTGCGGCGCACACGGCGCCCCCGCTGACGGTGCCCCCGGTGACGGTGCCGGAGTCGGCGGCCGCGGTGCGGGTGCCGGAGGCGGTGTGA
- a CDS encoding VOC family protein → MEILASRMLLRPADYQRSLRFYRDELGLAIARDYGGGTVFFAGQSLIELAGHGTPNAGGSLWLQVRDVYETQKELTARGVPIAREARQEPWGLHEMHVVDPDGVQLIFVQVPEDHPLRRDTRELAK, encoded by the coding sequence ATGGAGATCCTGGCCAGCCGGATGCTTCTTCGGCCGGCCGACTATCAGCGGTCGCTGCGGTTCTACCGCGACGAGCTGGGTCTGGCGATCGCCCGCGACTACGGGGGCGGCACCGTGTTCTTCGCGGGGCAGTCGCTGATCGAACTGGCCGGACACGGCACCCCCAACGCCGGCGGCTCACTGTGGTTGCAGGTGCGCGACGTCTACGAAACCCAGAAGGAGCTCACCGCCCGCGGGGTGCCGATCGCCCGCGAGGCCCGTCAGGAACCCTGGGGACTGCACGAGATGCACGTCGTCGACCCCGACGGGGTGCAGCTGATCTTCGTGCAGGTGCCCGAGGACCATCCGCTGCGTCGAGACACCCGGGAACTGGCGAAATGA
- a CDS encoding NAD(P)H-dependent flavin oxidoreductase: MKPAICEQFGIDFPLFAFSHCRDVVAAVTNAGGFGVLGATAYTPEQLDQELSWIDEQVNGKPYGLDLIVPAKYEGKGENLSSAQLADRIPEDYRGYIDELLAAHGIEPEPKKRTGAPILSGSTGKELLEVALSHPIKLIANALGVPPDYMIEAGKQHGVPVAALVGAKEHAVKQVRAGVDLIIAQGTEAGGHCGEVSTMVLVPEVIAAIEEMGASVPVLAAGGIVTGRQMAAAVAMGAAGAWTGSVWLTTEEAETPPATVQKFLKATSRDTVRSAGRTGKPARQLVSDWTKAWLPNEGGKRPLPLPLQSMLAEPVIRRIDVLAEQGHEGAQALATYFVGQGVGLMNKVKPAREVVREFIEDYLAAAERLSNSLPD; this comes from the coding sequence GTGAAACCCGCGATCTGTGAACAGTTCGGTATCGACTTCCCGCTCTTCGCGTTCAGCCACTGCCGCGATGTGGTGGCCGCGGTCACCAACGCCGGCGGCTTCGGGGTGCTGGGTGCGACCGCCTACACGCCGGAGCAGCTCGACCAGGAACTGAGCTGGATCGACGAGCAGGTCAACGGCAAACCGTACGGTCTGGACCTGATCGTGCCGGCGAAGTACGAGGGCAAGGGGGAGAACCTGTCGAGCGCGCAGCTGGCCGACCGCATCCCCGAGGACTATCGCGGGTACATCGACGAACTGCTGGCCGCCCACGGCATCGAACCGGAACCCAAGAAGCGGACCGGCGCGCCCATCCTGTCCGGCAGCACCGGCAAGGAACTGCTCGAGGTCGCGCTGAGCCACCCGATCAAGCTGATCGCCAACGCGCTCGGGGTGCCGCCGGACTACATGATCGAGGCCGGCAAGCAGCACGGCGTGCCGGTGGCCGCACTGGTCGGCGCCAAGGAGCACGCGGTCAAACAGGTCCGGGCCGGGGTGGACCTGATCATCGCGCAGGGCACCGAGGCCGGTGGGCACTGCGGTGAGGTGAGCACGATGGTGCTGGTGCCCGAGGTGATCGCGGCCATCGAGGAGATGGGCGCATCGGTTCCGGTGCTGGCCGCCGGCGGCATCGTCACCGGCCGGCAGATGGCCGCGGCGGTGGCGATGGGCGCTGCGGGGGCGTGGACGGGGTCGGTGTGGTTGACCACCGAGGAGGCCGAGACCCCGCCCGCGACCGTGCAGAAGTTCCTCAAGGCCACCTCCCGCGACACCGTGCGATCGGCGGGACGTACCGGAAAACCCGCGCGCCAGCTGGTCTCGGATTGGACCAAAGCCTGGCTGCCGAACGAGGGCGGCAAGCGCCCGCTGCCGTTGCCGCTGCAGTCGATGCTGGCCGAGCCGGTGATCCGGCGCATCGACGTGCTGGCCGAGCAGGGGCACGAGGGGGCGCAGGCGCTGGCGACCTACTTCGTCGGCCAGGGGGTCGGGCTGATGAACAAGGTCAAACCCGCCCGCGAGGTGGTGCGCGAGTTCATCGAGGACTACCTGGCCGCGGCCGAACGGCTGAGCAACTCGCTGCCGGACTGA
- a CDS encoding SDR family oxidoreductase, translating to MSKSPLRRLTDPLVLASMRPPVAPRLLLRRPDLGEVDLRGKRVLLTGASSGIGEAAAEKFARAGATVLVTARRGELLDAVVDRITRAGGTAAAYPCDLTDLDAVDTLVKDVIDAHGGVDILVNNAGKSIRRLLAESLERWHDVERTMTLNYYSPLRLIRGLAPGMRDRRDGHIINVSTWGVMSESAPLFAVYNASKAALSVLSRTIETEWSRYGVHSTTLYYPLVRTPMIAPTKAYRNAPALSAAEAADWMIVAARKRPVRIAPRMAMSARALDTVAPQLVNAIMKRQRVQP from the coding sequence GTGAGCAAGAGCCCGCTGCGGCGACTTACCGACCCCCTGGTGCTGGCCAGCATGCGCCCACCGGTGGCCCCGCGGCTGCTGCTGCGCCGCCCCGACCTCGGCGAGGTCGACCTGCGCGGCAAGCGGGTGCTGCTGACCGGCGCCTCGTCGGGCATCGGCGAGGCGGCCGCCGAGAAGTTCGCCCGCGCGGGGGCGACCGTGCTGGTCACCGCGCGCCGCGGCGAGCTGCTCGACGCCGTCGTCGATCGGATCACCCGGGCCGGCGGCACCGCGGCGGCCTACCCGTGCGACCTGACCGACCTCGACGCGGTCGACACCCTGGTCAAGGACGTGATCGACGCGCACGGCGGGGTGGACATCCTGGTCAACAACGCGGGTAAGTCGATCCGCCGCCTGCTGGCCGAATCGCTGGAGCGCTGGCATGACGTCGAGCGCACCATGACGCTGAACTACTACTCCCCGCTGCGGCTGATCCGCGGGCTGGCGCCGGGGATGCGCGACCGCCGCGACGGGCACATCATCAACGTCTCCACCTGGGGCGTGATGAGCGAGTCCGCGCCGCTGTTCGCGGTGTACAACGCCTCCAAGGCCGCCCTGTCGGTGCTCAGCCGCACCATCGAGACCGAATGGTCCCGCTACGGCGTGCACTCCACCACGCTGTACTACCCGCTGGTGCGCACCCCGATGATCGCGCCGACCAAGGCCTACCGCAACGCGCCGGCGCTGTCGGCGGCCGAGGCCGCCGACTGGATGATCGTCGCGGCCCGCAAACGCCCGGTGCGGATCGCGCCACGCATGGCGATGTCGGCGCGGGCGCTGGACACCGTCGCGCCGCAGCTCGTCAACGCGATCATGAAACGTCAACGCGTACAGCCCTGA